A single region of the Ornithorhynchus anatinus isolate Pmale09 chromosome 6, mOrnAna1.pri.v4, whole genome shotgun sequence genome encodes:
- the TRMT12 gene encoding tRNA wybutosine-synthesizing protein 2 homolog isoform X4: MAAALLGASEKGTLKDGKATEVSAVVTETRFTQLYREYLEKQQLLDKRHRVKKLPGGTVALPVVEETFIEQHLQELKMHVAPESTCVLARIQNPLLSKRAQLRSPAQKLRSAVRCLVEGRGVPWSAGLERDLPRAWQRHGDLLLVSEDSFRAPLWEELGQELWETVAAALGVRRLAKRGRVAPGGTRTPRVTLLLGDDGWVEHVDDGIRDRLLHPTVPGSRRRGLRPRLRVEPARRGRSEEEPGAERGGRPVPDPRRGQQEAGPGGPGRQGEPGTDPQLPGGLARRLPGAAAGPWGRPAHPPQCGGVSGPGPPGEGAPAATSGIPFRGRGAPLRRGLRERDPGDGGPEGGMAEVGRIRRSPDWDPAGATAREALEDPDPAH, translated from the exons ATGGCAGCCGCTCTGCTCGGG gcctcagAAAAAGGGACACTAAAAGATGGAAAGGCCACGGAGGTATCTGCCGTGGTTACGGAGACTCGGTTTACCCAGCTGTACAG GGAATACCTGGAGAAGCAACAACTCCTAGATAAGAGGCACCGGGTGAAGAAGCTGCCAGGGGGCACCGTGGCATTGCCCGTCGTGGAGGAGACCTTCATCGAGCAGCATCTACAAGAGCTGAAGATGCACGTGGCTCCGGAGAGCACCTGTGTGCTGGCCCGGATTCag AATCCTCTTCTGTCAAAGAGGGCTCAGCTCCGCTCGCCCGCCCAGAAGCTGCGATCGGCGGTTCGGTGCttggtggagggcaggggagtCCCATGGTCAGCTGGTCTGGAGCGAGACCTGCCCCGTGCTTGGCAGCGACACGGCGATCTGCTGCTGGTGAGCGAGGACAGCTTCCGAGCCCCTCTTTGGGAGGAGCTGG GTCAGGAGCTCTGGGAGACGGTGGCTGCCGCTTTGGGGGTGCGGCGTTTAGCGAAGCGAGGGCGCGTGGCCCCGGGCGGAACCCGAACCCCCAGGGTGACGCTGCTGCTGGGGGACGACGGCTGGGTGGAGCACGTGGACGATGGAATCAG GGATCGGCTACTTCACCCTACCGTTCCTGGTTCACGCCGGCGTGGCCTTCGTCCACGCCTGCGAGTGGAACCCGCACGCCGTGGCCGCTCTGAGGAGGAACCTGGAGCTGAACGGGGTGGCCGACCGGTGCCAGATCCACGCCGGGGACAACAGGAAG CTGGACCTGGAGGACCGGGCCGACAGGGTGAACCTGGGACTGATCCCCAGCTGCCAGGAGGGCTGGCCCGTCGCCTGCCGGGTGCTGCGGCGGGACCGTGGGGGCGTCCTGCACATCCACCACAATGTGGAGGCGTTTCCGGACCCGGGCCCCCGGGTGAAGGGGCCCCCGCAGCCACCTCGGGGATCCCCTTCCGGGGGAGAGGAGCCCCGCTCCGCCGCGGATTGCGGGAGAGGGACCCCGGTGACGGTGGCCCCGAAGGTGGAATGGCGGAGGTGGGCAGAATCCGCAGAAGCCCAGATTGGGATCCTGCTGGAGCAACTGCACGGGAAGCCTTGGAGGACCCGGATCCTGCACATTGA
- the TRMT12 gene encoding tRNA wybutosine-synthesizing protein 2 homolog isoform X1 codes for MAAALLGASEKGTLKDGKATEVSAVVTETRFTQLYREYLEKQQLLDKRHRVKKLPGGTVALPVVEETFIEQHLQELKMHVAPESTCVLARIQNPLLSKRAQLRSPAQKLRSAVRCLVEGRGVPWSAGLERDLPRAWQRHGDLLLVSEDSFRAPLWEELGQELWETVAAALGVRRLAKRGRVAPGGTRTPRVTLLLGDDGWVEHVDDGIRYTFDVTQCMFCPGNVTEKLRVASLPCAGEVLVDLYAGIGYFTLPFLVHAGVAFVHACEWNPHAVAALRRNLELNGVADRCQIHAGDNRKLDLEDRADRVNLGLIPSCQEGWPVACRVLRRDRGGVLHIHHNVEAFPDPGPRVKGPPQPPRGSPSGGEEPRSAADCGRGTPVTVAPKVEWRRWAESAEAQIGILLEQLHGKPWRTRILHIEPVKSYAPHVDHVVLDLECRPLPS; via the exons ATGGCAGCCGCTCTGCTCGGG gcctcagAAAAAGGGACACTAAAAGATGGAAAGGCCACGGAGGTATCTGCCGTGGTTACGGAGACTCGGTTTACCCAGCTGTACAG GGAATACCTGGAGAAGCAACAACTCCTAGATAAGAGGCACCGGGTGAAGAAGCTGCCAGGGGGCACCGTGGCATTGCCCGTCGTGGAGGAGACCTTCATCGAGCAGCATCTACAAGAGCTGAAGATGCACGTGGCTCCGGAGAGCACCTGTGTGCTGGCCCGGATTCag AATCCTCTTCTGTCAAAGAGGGCTCAGCTCCGCTCGCCCGCCCAGAAGCTGCGATCGGCGGTTCGGTGCttggtggagggcaggggagtCCCATGGTCAGCTGGTCTGGAGCGAGACCTGCCCCGTGCTTGGCAGCGACACGGCGATCTGCTGCTGGTGAGCGAGGACAGCTTCCGAGCCCCTCTTTGGGAGGAGCTGG GTCAGGAGCTCTGGGAGACGGTGGCTGCCGCTTTGGGGGTGCGGCGTTTAGCGAAGCGAGGGCGCGTGGCCCCGGGCGGAACCCGAACCCCCAGGGTGACGCTGCTGCTGGGGGACGACGGCTGGGTGGAGCACGTGGACGATGGAATCAG GTATACGTTCGATGTAACCCAGTGCATGTTCTGCCCCGGAAACGTCACAGAGAAGCTGCGGGTGGCATCGTTGCCCTGCGCGGGGGAAGTGCTGGTGGATCTCTACGCAG GGATCGGCTACTTCACCCTACCGTTCCTGGTTCACGCCGGCGTGGCCTTCGTCCACGCCTGCGAGTGGAACCCGCACGCCGTGGCCGCTCTGAGGAGGAACCTGGAGCTGAACGGGGTGGCCGACCGGTGCCAGATCCACGCCGGGGACAACAGGAAG CTGGACCTGGAGGACCGGGCCGACAGGGTGAACCTGGGACTGATCCCCAGCTGCCAGGAGGGCTGGCCCGTCGCCTGCCGGGTGCTGCGGCGGGACCGTGGGGGCGTCCTGCACATCCACCACAATGTGGAGGCGTTTCCGGACCCGGGCCCCCGGGTGAAGGGGCCCCCGCAGCCACCTCGGGGATCCCCTTCCGGGGGAGAGGAGCCCCGCTCCGCCGCGGATTGCGGGAGAGGGACCCCGGTGACGGTGGCCCCGAAGGTGGAATGGCGGAGGTGGGCAGAATCCGCAGAAGCCCAGATTGGGATCCTGCTGGAGCAACTGCACGGGAAGCCTTGGAGGACCCGGATCCTGCACATTGAGCCGGTGAAGTCCTATGCCCCCCACGTGGATCACGTAGTCCTCGATCTGgagtgccgccccctccccagctga
- the TRMT12 gene encoding tRNA wybutosine-synthesizing protein 2 homolog isoform X2 — protein MAAALLGASEKGTLKDGKATEVSAVVTETRFTQLYREYLEKQQLLDKRHRVKKLPGGTVALPVVEETFIEQHLQELKMHVAPESTCVLARIQNPLLSKRAQLRSPAQKLRSAVRCLVEGRGVPWSAGLERDLPRAWQRHGDLLLVSEDSFRAPLWEELGQELWETVAAALGVRRLAKRGRVAPGGTRTPRVTLLLGDDGWVEHVDDGIRYTFDVTQCMFCPGNVTEKLRVASLPCAGEVLVDLYAGDASFHRYRRRAVNAYYVPTPWDRLLHPTVPGSRRRGLRPRLRVEPARRGRSEEEPGAERGGRPVPDPRRGQQEAGPGGPGRQGEPGTDPQLPGGLARRLPGAAAGPWGRPAHPPQCGGVSGPGPPGEGAPAATSGIPFRGRGAPLRRGLRERDPGDGGPEGGMAEVGRIRRSPDWDPAGATAREALEDPDPAH, from the exons ATGGCAGCCGCTCTGCTCGGG gcctcagAAAAAGGGACACTAAAAGATGGAAAGGCCACGGAGGTATCTGCCGTGGTTACGGAGACTCGGTTTACCCAGCTGTACAG GGAATACCTGGAGAAGCAACAACTCCTAGATAAGAGGCACCGGGTGAAGAAGCTGCCAGGGGGCACCGTGGCATTGCCCGTCGTGGAGGAGACCTTCATCGAGCAGCATCTACAAGAGCTGAAGATGCACGTGGCTCCGGAGAGCACCTGTGTGCTGGCCCGGATTCag AATCCTCTTCTGTCAAAGAGGGCTCAGCTCCGCTCGCCCGCCCAGAAGCTGCGATCGGCGGTTCGGTGCttggtggagggcaggggagtCCCATGGTCAGCTGGTCTGGAGCGAGACCTGCCCCGTGCTTGGCAGCGACACGGCGATCTGCTGCTGGTGAGCGAGGACAGCTTCCGAGCCCCTCTTTGGGAGGAGCTGG GTCAGGAGCTCTGGGAGACGGTGGCTGCCGCTTTGGGGGTGCGGCGTTTAGCGAAGCGAGGGCGCGTGGCCCCGGGCGGAACCCGAACCCCCAGGGTGACGCTGCTGCTGGGGGACGACGGCTGGGTGGAGCACGTGGACGATGGAATCAG GTATACGTTCGATGTAACCCAGTGCATGTTCTGCCCCGGAAACGTCACAGAGAAGCTGCGGGTGGCATCGTTGCCCTGCGCGGGGGAAGTGCTGGTGGATCTCTACGCAGGTGACGCCTCCTTTCATCGCTACCGACGCCGTGCGgtcaacgcttactacgtgccgacccCTTG GGATCGGCTACTTCACCCTACCGTTCCTGGTTCACGCCGGCGTGGCCTTCGTCCACGCCTGCGAGTGGAACCCGCACGCCGTGGCCGCTCTGAGGAGGAACCTGGAGCTGAACGGGGTGGCCGACCGGTGCCAGATCCACGCCGGGGACAACAGGAAG CTGGACCTGGAGGACCGGGCCGACAGGGTGAACCTGGGACTGATCCCCAGCTGCCAGGAGGGCTGGCCCGTCGCCTGCCGGGTGCTGCGGCGGGACCGTGGGGGCGTCCTGCACATCCACCACAATGTGGAGGCGTTTCCGGACCCGGGCCCCCGGGTGAAGGGGCCCCCGCAGCCACCTCGGGGATCCCCTTCCGGGGGAGAGGAGCCCCGCTCCGCCGCGGATTGCGGGAGAGGGACCCCGGTGACGGTGGCCCCGAAGGTGGAATGGCGGAGGTGGGCAGAATCCGCAGAAGCCCAGATTGGGATCCTGCTGGAGCAACTGCACGGGAAGCCTTGGAGGACCCGGATCCTGCACATTGA
- the TRMT12 gene encoding tRNA wybutosine-synthesizing protein 2 homolog isoform X3 has protein sequence MAAALLGASEKGTLKDGKATEVSAVVTETRFTQLYREYLEKQQLLDKRHRVKKLPGGTVALPVVEETFIEQHLQELKMHVAPESTCVLARIQNPLLSKRAQLRSPAQKLRSAVRCLVEGRGVPWSAGLERDLPRAWQRHGDLLLVSEDSFRAPLWEELGQELWETVAAALGVRRLAKRGRVAPGGTRTPRVTLLLGDDGWVEHVDDGIREAAGGIVALRGGSAGGSLRRDRLLHPTVPGSRRRGLRPRLRVEPARRGRSEEEPGAERGGRPVPDPRRGQQEAGPGGPGRQGEPGTDPQLPGGLARRLPGAAAGPWGRPAHPPQCGGVSGPGPPGEGAPAATSGIPFRGRGAPLRRGLRERDPGDGGPEGGMAEVGRIRRSPDWDPAGATAREALEDPDPAH, from the exons ATGGCAGCCGCTCTGCTCGGG gcctcagAAAAAGGGACACTAAAAGATGGAAAGGCCACGGAGGTATCTGCCGTGGTTACGGAGACTCGGTTTACCCAGCTGTACAG GGAATACCTGGAGAAGCAACAACTCCTAGATAAGAGGCACCGGGTGAAGAAGCTGCCAGGGGGCACCGTGGCATTGCCCGTCGTGGAGGAGACCTTCATCGAGCAGCATCTACAAGAGCTGAAGATGCACGTGGCTCCGGAGAGCACCTGTGTGCTGGCCCGGATTCag AATCCTCTTCTGTCAAAGAGGGCTCAGCTCCGCTCGCCCGCCCAGAAGCTGCGATCGGCGGTTCGGTGCttggtggagggcaggggagtCCCATGGTCAGCTGGTCTGGAGCGAGACCTGCCCCGTGCTTGGCAGCGACACGGCGATCTGCTGCTGGTGAGCGAGGACAGCTTCCGAGCCCCTCTTTGGGAGGAGCTGG GTCAGGAGCTCTGGGAGACGGTGGCTGCCGCTTTGGGGGTGCGGCGTTTAGCGAAGCGAGGGCGCGTGGCCCCGGGCGGAACCCGAACCCCCAGGGTGACGCTGCTGCTGGGGGACGACGGCTGGGTGGAGCACGTGGACGATGGAATCAG AGAAGCTGCGGGTGGCATCGTTGCCCTGCGCGGGGGAAGTGCTGGTGGATCTCTACGCAG GGATCGGCTACTTCACCCTACCGTTCCTGGTTCACGCCGGCGTGGCCTTCGTCCACGCCTGCGAGTGGAACCCGCACGCCGTGGCCGCTCTGAGGAGGAACCTGGAGCTGAACGGGGTGGCCGACCGGTGCCAGATCCACGCCGGGGACAACAGGAAG CTGGACCTGGAGGACCGGGCCGACAGGGTGAACCTGGGACTGATCCCCAGCTGCCAGGAGGGCTGGCCCGTCGCCTGCCGGGTGCTGCGGCGGGACCGTGGGGGCGTCCTGCACATCCACCACAATGTGGAGGCGTTTCCGGACCCGGGCCCCCGGGTGAAGGGGCCCCCGCAGCCACCTCGGGGATCCCCTTCCGGGGGAGAGGAGCCCCGCTCCGCCGCGGATTGCGGGAGAGGGACCCCGGTGACGGTGGCCCCGAAGGTGGAATGGCGGAGGTGGGCAGAATCCGCAGAAGCCCAGATTGGGATCCTGCTGGAGCAACTGCACGGGAAGCCTTGGAGGACCCGGATCCTGCACATTGA
- the CSTF2 gene encoding cleavage stimulation factor subunit 2 isoform X1 produces the protein MAGLAVRDPAVDRSLRSVFVGNIPYEATEEQLKDIFSEVGPVVSFRLVYDRETGKPKGYGFCEYQDQETALSAMRNLNGREFSGRALRVDNAASEKNKEELKSLGTGAPIIESPYGDPINPEDAPESISRAVASLPPEQMFELMKQMKLCVQNSPQEARNMLLQNPQLAYALLQAQVVMRIVDPEIALKILHRQTNVPPLIPGNPQPVPGPGPNAPMPQQNPAAAQPQPMGGLHVNGAPPLMQAPLQAGVQAPGPMAAAVPGPGPGPLAPGGMQPQVGMPGGGPVPLERGQGTLQHSPVGPTGPAPIERVQVPMPDPRAPMQRGPMPAGGPPPRGLLGDAPNDPRGGTLLSVTGEVEPRGYLGPPHQGPAMHHVPGHDSRGPPPHEMRGGPMGEPRPLMGEPRGPMLDQRGPPMDGRGGRDPRGLDARGMETRALEARAMEARGLDARALEARGLEARGLEPRGMETRAMEARAMEARGPGPGPRGPMPGGIQGPGGPISMGASGPQGPRQVPGMQGGGQPGGFSPGQSQVTPQDHEKAALIMQVLQLTADQIAMLPPEQRQSILILKEQIQKSTGAP, from the exons atGGCGGGCCTGGCCGTCAGGGACCCCGCCGTCGACCGCTCGCTGCGCTCCGTCTTCG TGGGGAACATCCCATACGAGGCTACAGAGGAGCAGCTAAAGGACATCTTCTCTGAAGTAGGACCTGTTGTCAGTTTCAG GTTGGTGTATGACAGGGAAACAGGAAAGCCAAAGGGTTATGGCTTCTGTGAGTACCAAGACCAAGAAACGGCGCTTAGCGCCATGCGGAACCTGAACGGACGGGAGTTCAGTGGGAGAGCGCTGCGCGTGGACAATGCGGCCAGTGAGAAGAACAAAGAGGAGCTGAAGA GTCTGGGCACGGGAGCCCCCATCATAGAGTCGCCCTACGGAGACCCCATCAATCCCGAGGATGCCCCGGAGTCCATCAGCAGAGCCGTCGCCAGCCTCCCCCCAGAGCAGATGTTCGAACTGATGAAGCAGatgaag CTGTGTGTCCAGAACAGCCCCCAGGAAGCCCGGAACATGCTGCTCCAGAATCCTCAGTTGGCTTATGCCCTGCTGCAGGCTCAAGTGGTGATGAGGATTGTGGATCCAGAGATTGCGCTG AAAATTCTGCACCGGCAGACCAACGTCCCGCCTCTGATTCCGGGCAACCCGCAGCCTGTGCCCGGTCCCGGGCCCAACGCCCCGATGCCCCAGCAGAATCCCGCAGCCGCTCAGCCTCAGCCCATG GGTGGCCTGCACGTGAACGGAGCCCCCCCTCTGATGCAAGCTCCTCTCCAGGCCGGTGTCCAAGCCCCGGGCCCGATGGCAGCCGCcgtcccaggccccggcccgggccccctggCACCCGGAG GGATGCAGCCTCAAGTTGGTATGCCGGGAGGCGGGCCGGTGCCCCTGGAGAGGGGACAAG GGACCCTACAGCACTCGCCCGTGGGACCCACCGGGCCTGCACCCATTGAGCGAGTTCAAG TGCCGATGCCAGACCCCAGGGCCCCCATGCAGCGGGGCCCCATGCCTGCAGGCGGCCCGCCGCCCCGAGGCCTTCTGGGAGACGCTCCGAATGACCCGCGTGGAGGGACCCTGCTCTCCGTCACGGGGGAAGTAGAGCCCAG AGGTTACCTGGGGCCCCCTCACCAAGGCCCGGCCATGCACCACGTCCCGGGCCACGATAGCCGCGGCCCTCCCCCCCACGAGATGAGAGGCGGGCCCATGGGCGAGCCCAGGCCGCTGATGGGAGAACCCAGGGGGCCCATGCTAGATCAGAGAGGCCCTCCCATGGACGGCAGAG GGGGAAGAGATCCCCGAGGGTTGGATGCCCGCGGCATGGAGACCCGGGCATTGGAAGCCCGGGCCATGGAGGCCCGAGGCCTGGATGCCCGGGCGCTGGAGGCCAGGGGATTGGAAGCTCGGGGCCTGGAGCCACGTGGCATGGAAACCAGGGCCATGGAGGCACGCGCCATGGAGGCCAGGGGTCCCGGGCCTGGACCCAGGGGTCCTATGCCTGGGGGCATCCAGGGTCCCGGCGGCCCCATCAGCATGGGAGCGAGTGGCCCTCAGGGGCCCAGGCAG GTCCCCGGCATGCAGGGAGGAGGACAGCCTGGGGGCTTCAGCCCTGGCCAGAGCCAGGTCACTCCCCAAGACCACGAGAAG GCTGCTCTGATTATGCAGGTCCTCCAGCTGACTGCAGACCAGATCGCCATGCTGCCTCCCGAGCAGCGACAGAGCATCCTGATCCTGAAAGAACAGATACAGAAATCCACGGGGGCCCCGTGA
- the CSTF2 gene encoding cleavage stimulation factor subunit 2 isoform X2 yields the protein MAGLAVRDPAVDRSLRSVFVGNIPYEATEEQLKDIFSEVGPVVSFRLVYDRETGKPKGYGFCEYQDQETALSAMRNLNGREFSGRALRVDNAASEKNKEELKSLGTGAPIIESPYGDPINPEDAPESISRAVASLPPEQMFELMKQMKLCVQNSPQEARNMLLQNPQLAYALLQAQVVMRIVDPEIALKILHRQTNVPPLIPGNPQPVPGPGPNAPMPQQNPAAAQPQPMGGLHVNGAPPLMQAPLQAGVQAPGPMAAAVPGPGPGPLAPGGMQPQVGMPGGGPVPLERGQVPMPDPRAPMQRGPMPAGGPPPRGLLGDAPNDPRGGTLLSVTGEVEPRGYLGPPHQGPAMHHVPGHDSRGPPPHEMRGGPMGEPRPLMGEPRGPMLDQRGPPMDGRGGRDPRGLDARGMETRALEARAMEARGLDARALEARGLEARGLEPRGMETRAMEARAMEARGPGPGPRGPMPGGIQGPGGPISMGASGPQGPRQVPGMQGGGQPGGFSPGQSQVTPQDHEKAALIMQVLQLTADQIAMLPPEQRQSILILKEQIQKSTGAP from the exons atGGCGGGCCTGGCCGTCAGGGACCCCGCCGTCGACCGCTCGCTGCGCTCCGTCTTCG TGGGGAACATCCCATACGAGGCTACAGAGGAGCAGCTAAAGGACATCTTCTCTGAAGTAGGACCTGTTGTCAGTTTCAG GTTGGTGTATGACAGGGAAACAGGAAAGCCAAAGGGTTATGGCTTCTGTGAGTACCAAGACCAAGAAACGGCGCTTAGCGCCATGCGGAACCTGAACGGACGGGAGTTCAGTGGGAGAGCGCTGCGCGTGGACAATGCGGCCAGTGAGAAGAACAAAGAGGAGCTGAAGA GTCTGGGCACGGGAGCCCCCATCATAGAGTCGCCCTACGGAGACCCCATCAATCCCGAGGATGCCCCGGAGTCCATCAGCAGAGCCGTCGCCAGCCTCCCCCCAGAGCAGATGTTCGAACTGATGAAGCAGatgaag CTGTGTGTCCAGAACAGCCCCCAGGAAGCCCGGAACATGCTGCTCCAGAATCCTCAGTTGGCTTATGCCCTGCTGCAGGCTCAAGTGGTGATGAGGATTGTGGATCCAGAGATTGCGCTG AAAATTCTGCACCGGCAGACCAACGTCCCGCCTCTGATTCCGGGCAACCCGCAGCCTGTGCCCGGTCCCGGGCCCAACGCCCCGATGCCCCAGCAGAATCCCGCAGCCGCTCAGCCTCAGCCCATG GGTGGCCTGCACGTGAACGGAGCCCCCCCTCTGATGCAAGCTCCTCTCCAGGCCGGTGTCCAAGCCCCGGGCCCGATGGCAGCCGCcgtcccaggccccggcccgggccccctggCACCCGGAG GGATGCAGCCTCAAGTTGGTATGCCGGGAGGCGGGCCGGTGCCCCTGGAGAGGGGACAAG TGCCGATGCCAGACCCCAGGGCCCCCATGCAGCGGGGCCCCATGCCTGCAGGCGGCCCGCCGCCCCGAGGCCTTCTGGGAGACGCTCCGAATGACCCGCGTGGAGGGACCCTGCTCTCCGTCACGGGGGAAGTAGAGCCCAG AGGTTACCTGGGGCCCCCTCACCAAGGCCCGGCCATGCACCACGTCCCGGGCCACGATAGCCGCGGCCCTCCCCCCCACGAGATGAGAGGCGGGCCCATGGGCGAGCCCAGGCCGCTGATGGGAGAACCCAGGGGGCCCATGCTAGATCAGAGAGGCCCTCCCATGGACGGCAGAG GGGGAAGAGATCCCCGAGGGTTGGATGCCCGCGGCATGGAGACCCGGGCATTGGAAGCCCGGGCCATGGAGGCCCGAGGCCTGGATGCCCGGGCGCTGGAGGCCAGGGGATTGGAAGCTCGGGGCCTGGAGCCACGTGGCATGGAAACCAGGGCCATGGAGGCACGCGCCATGGAGGCCAGGGGTCCCGGGCCTGGACCCAGGGGTCCTATGCCTGGGGGCATCCAGGGTCCCGGCGGCCCCATCAGCATGGGAGCGAGTGGCCCTCAGGGGCCCAGGCAG GTCCCCGGCATGCAGGGAGGAGGACAGCCTGGGGGCTTCAGCCCTGGCCAGAGCCAGGTCACTCCCCAAGACCACGAGAAG GCTGCTCTGATTATGCAGGTCCTCCAGCTGACTGCAGACCAGATCGCCATGCTGCCTCCCGAGCAGCGACAGAGCATCCTGATCCTGAAAGAACAGATACAGAAATCCACGGGGGCCCCGTGA